The genomic segment GGTTGCTTCCCTTCGTGCAAGGCAGCGCAGATGAAAGCTGCCTCTCTGCACCCCCTCCACTACCCCCACGAGTACCAACCGCCCTATAATGAACCACCAAACGATCCCATAGGAGACACATGATCCGCCGCCTGCTGCCCCTTTTCACAATTCTGGCTACCTACCTCATCATCGGGGCGCTTTATGCCCTCTACACTCCGGCATGGCAAGCGCCTGATGAACCCGCTCACTACAACTACATCCGCCAGATCGTGCAGGGCTGCTGTCCGTTCATCGCGGCGGGGGATTGGGACAGCGCCTATCTGGAACGGATCAAGGCGGCAAAATTTGCCCCAGACGCGCTGGAGGATCGCCTTGATTCTATGCAGTACGAAGATCACCAGCCACCGCTCTATTACGCCCTTCTGACGCCCGTTTTTGCCCTCGCCGGCGGCAGCCTTGCGGCGCTCCGGTTGGCGTCACTCATCCTCGGCACGGGAGGGGTGATCGCCGCATGGGTGGGGGGGCGGATCGTCTTTCCGGCGGGGCGCTGGCTGGCGATCCTCGCCGCTGGCTTCGTCGCTTTTCTCCCGCAATACCTGGCGATCATGGGCAGCGTCAACAACGATTCGCTCGCCGTCGCCCTTTCTGGGGGGATGCTGGTTTGGGCGCTGCGCCGTCTTTTGCAGCCGGAAGCTCCCTCTCGGTGGTGGATTGCGGCGCTGTTGGCGGGTGCGGCGTGCCTGACGAAATTGACGATTTACCCCATCGTAATCATCCTCGGCGTGGCGGCAGTTCTCGCCGCATGGCGGGAGGGACGGCGCGGACTTGCCCTCTTGAGAGAGGCACTCCCCATCGCCCTGATCACCGTCCTGATTGCCGCTCCCTTCTGGCTGACAAACCTCAGCCGTTACGGGTTTCCCGATGTGTTGGCGCAAGCGGCACATGATCGCATTGTCGTGGGGCAGCCACAGACGGCGGATTACATTGCCGCACACGGAGGGATGGGCTGGCTGGCAGACCTAACGAAAACGACCTTCCAAAGTTTTTGGGGACAGTTCGGCTGGATGGGCATTCCCATGACAGAGACGATTTATGGGGGACTGTTGGCGCTGACTGGGATCGCCTACGTCGGCGGCGTGACGGGACTGATCGTGTTCAAGGCGGCGCGGCGGCGGATTGCCCCGGCGCTGTTCGTCATGGGGGGGGCGCTGCTGGTGACGGCAGCAGCCTTTGCCTATTACAACACAAAATTTGTCCAGTTTCAGGGGCGCTACCTCTATCCGGCGCTTGTGCCGTTGGCGTTGGTGTTTGCGGGCGGGGTGGGAACGTGGATCGCCCTCCTCAGCGGGCGGTGGAGGGGTGGGCGCGTGGTGGTGGCAAGCCTCTTGGTGGTGGGGTTGGCAGCCTTTGCCCTCTATGTCTTGCTGCGCATCGTCTTGCCTGGGCTAAGGGTGAATTAGTGGTTGATGACAAGGGGTTCTAAGATTTCTAAAGAACCCTTATCCCCCCTGCCCCCCTCCCCCGTAGGGATGACCCTATGGGGTCGCCCGCCGCTAAAGCAGCGGGCTGAGTGCGATCACCCCTACGGGGCTTGGAAGGCAAAAAACGCCATTGCCTATCCCGCATGTTCATTATGGTGGTACTTGGGTACAGACACCGTGACCATTATTCTTCCCCACCTTCGCCAATCAGGTGATCGAGTCGTTCCGCCTCAGCGACAATCTGGGTGAGGAATTGGGCGGCATCTTCCCCCAAGCGCCCCTCTCGCGCCAATTTTGTCTCTAAGAGGCGTGCCAAACCCAAGATGGTGTGCAGCGGTGTTCGCAGTTCATGCCGCCGCGTCGCCCCGGGTTTGGGCAGTTCGCGAAGGGTCTGCGCCGCCTTCACCGCCGCCTCGCGGGTGGTCACCTGCAACTTGCTGTAGATATTCGAAATGTGGTTGCGCACCGTGCCATCGGAGATCGTCAGGGCGACGGCAATTTCCGGGTTGGAGCGCCCCTCAGCAGCAAGGCGCAGAATGGCTCGTTCACGGGGGGTGAGGGTGAAGCGCCGCCGCGTGCGTGTCAACGCCTCGGCTGCTGTTGGGGAGAGGAACGGGCGACCTTCGGCAACAGCGCGAATTGCCTCTACCAAGCGCAGCGATAGATCGTCACTTTTGACCACATAGCCCGCTGCCCCCGCGTGCAAAAGTTCCTCCACCCAGATCGGATCATCTTGGGCGGTGAGGATCAGGATTGCCATTGCCGCAAAGCGTGAGCGCAGATCGCGCACCGTTCCGGCGGGGTCAAAGGCATTACCGGCAAAGGTGAGATCAAGGACGAGGACATCAGGCGTCTGGCGGGTGATTGCTGAAAGAAGGTGATCAACCGCTTCCACCCCCCAAATTACTTGCACATCCAGCGCCCGATCCACTTCCTGCCGTAAGATTTTCAAGATGAGCGGGTGATCATCGGCAAAGGCAACGCGAATCATAGAGTACACCTCCCTCTCCTTCTTTCATTGTAGTGGGGAGACGGCTCTACACAAAACAGCGGAAAGTGCATACAATGAGGGTATGGCAAAAACGACGAATGATCACGAAACCGTCGCCACCAACCGGAAGGCGGGGTTTAACTACTTTCTTGAAGACCGTCTTGAAGCGGGGCTGGTTCTGATCGGCTCAGAAATCAAGGC from the Anaerolineales bacterium genome contains:
- a CDS encoding DUF2142 domain-containing protein is translated as MIRRLLPLFTILATYLIIGALYALYTPAWQAPDEPAHYNYIRQIVQGCCPFIAAGDWDSAYLERIKAAKFAPDALEDRLDSMQYEDHQPPLYYALLTPVFALAGGSLAALRLASLILGTGGVIAAWVGGRIVFPAGRWLAILAAGFVAFLPQYLAIMGSVNNDSLAVALSGGMLVWALRRLLQPEAPSRWWIAALLAGAACLTKLTIYPIVIILGVAAVLAAWREGRRGLALLREALPIALITVLIAAPFWLTNLSRYGFPDVLAQAAHDRIVVGQPQTADYIAAHGGMGWLADLTKTTFQSFWGQFGWMGIPMTETIYGGLLALTGIAYVGGVTGLIVFKAARRRIAPALFVMGGALLVTAAAFAYYNTKFVQFQGRYLYPALVPLALVFAGGVGTWIALLSGRWRGGRVVVASLLVVGLAAFALYVLLRIVLPGLRVN
- a CDS encoding response regulator, which gives rise to MYSMIRVAFADDHPLILKILRQEVDRALDVQVIWGVEAVDHLLSAITRQTPDVLVLDLTFAGNAFDPAGTVRDLRSRFAAMAILILTAQDDPIWVEELLHAGAAGYVVKSDDLSLRLVEAIRAVAEGRPFLSPTAAEALTRTRRRFTLTPRERAILRLAAEGRSNPEIAVALTISDGTVRNHISNIYSKLQVTTREAAVKAAQTLRELPKPGATRRHELRTPLHTILGLARLLETKLAREGRLGEDAAQFLTQIVAEAERLDHLIGEGGEE